The following are from one region of the Polynucleobacter sp. MWH-CaK5 genome:
- the zapE gene encoding cell division protein ZapE, translated as MKVIDFYQQELIKRGYGSDPAQQAAIDRLQISQDEWQAYKDVRGGPIAKLVRFPDLPKGVYLWGGVGRGKSFLMDCFYEVCPLEKLTRLHFHEFMREVHRELQDLRGQADPLDALGKKIAKKYRLICFDEFHISDVADAMILYKLLDSLFKNRVQFIMTSNYRPDLLYPDGLQRERLLPAIALLQEKLDIINVDAGVDYRRKAMEQVQAYYTPLGPETAKIMDGVFNKIAEAHDEENATLFIESREINAVRRAGGVAWFNFKTLCGGPRSQNDYLEISNLFHTVLLSDVPHMPPRMSSEARRFTWLIDVFYDHKVKLIISAEVAPELLYTEGQMAGEFHRTVSRIVEMQSKEYLEAPRRIVDTSLT; from the coding sequence ATGAAAGTCATTGATTTTTACCAACAAGAACTGATTAAACGCGGTTACGGTAGCGATCCAGCTCAACAGGCTGCGATTGATCGCTTGCAAATCAGTCAGGATGAATGGCAAGCCTATAAGGATGTAAGAGGTGGCCCCATTGCTAAATTGGTGCGCTTTCCGGATTTGCCAAAAGGTGTTTATCTGTGGGGTGGTGTTGGTCGAGGTAAGTCATTTCTGATGGATTGTTTTTATGAAGTTTGCCCATTAGAAAAACTCACCCGCTTACATTTTCATGAGTTCATGCGTGAGGTTCATCGAGAACTTCAAGATCTCAGAGGTCAAGCAGACCCTTTGGATGCTCTGGGTAAAAAAATTGCAAAGAAATATCGATTAATTTGTTTTGATGAATTTCACATCAGCGATGTGGCTGATGCGATGATTTTGTACAAGCTACTCGATTCTTTATTTAAGAATCGAGTGCAATTCATCATGACCTCCAACTACCGTCCAGATTTACTTTACCCAGATGGCTTGCAACGCGAACGCCTTTTACCTGCGATTGCTTTGCTTCAAGAAAAGTTGGACATCATCAATGTCGATGCGGGAGTTGACTACCGCCGAAAAGCCATGGAGCAGGTCCAAGCCTACTACACGCCTTTGGGCCCTGAAACAGCCAAAATCATGGATGGTGTTTTCAATAAAATTGCTGAGGCGCATGACGAAGAAAATGCCACTTTGTTCATTGAATCAAGAGAAATCAACGCAGTCCGACGAGCTGGTGGCGTTGCTTGGTTTAACTTTAAAACTTTGTGTGGTGGCCCAAGGTCACAAAATGATTATTTAGAGATTTCAAATCTTTTTCACACGGTGCTTTTATCGGATGTGCCACACATGCCCCCCAGAATGTCCAGTGAGGCCAGACGCTTTACCTGGTTGATCGATGTCTTTTATGACCACAAGGTCAAGCTCATCATTTCTGCTGAGGTCGCTCCGGAATTACTCTACACCGAAGGCCAAATGGCTGGAGAATTCCATAGAACTGTTTCACGAATTGTTGAGATGCAATCCAAGGAATACCTTGAGGCGCCTAGGCGCATCGTTGATACCAGCCTGACTTAG
- the lpdA gene encoding dihydrolipoyl dehydrogenase — protein MSQNFDVVVIGGGPGGYIAAIRAAQLGFKVACAESNPYDDPKGEPRLGGTCLNVGCIPSKALLASSEEFENIAHHIGDHGISVKDASIDVKKMIARKDDIVGKMTGGIQFLFRKNKITLLRGHASFAGKGADGYQIKVDGKDAGTVTAKNVIIATGSKARHLPGMPVDNELICDNEGALKFGATPKKLGVIGAGVIGLELGSVWRRLGAEVTILEALPSFLGACDEGVAKEAHKLFTKQGLNINLGVKIGEVKASKKGVSVAYTDSTGAAQKLECDRLIVSVGRVPNTEGLNLEAIGLKVDERGFIPIDNHTCATSAPGVYAVGDVVRGPMLAHKAEDEGVLVAEVIAGQKPHIDYNCIPWVIYTSPEIAWVGKTEQQLKAEGRAYKPGQFPFAANGRALGMGSADGFVKVLADAQTDEILGVHIVGSAASDLIAEAAVAMEFKAAAEDIGRVCHPHPSLSEVVREAALATDKRALNM, from the coding sequence ATGAGTCAAAATTTTGACGTAGTTGTCATTGGTGGTGGCCCTGGTGGTTACATCGCTGCGATTCGTGCCGCTCAATTGGGTTTCAAAGTAGCGTGTGCCGAAAGCAATCCATATGACGATCCAAAAGGTGAGCCGCGTTTGGGCGGTACTTGCTTGAACGTTGGTTGTATTCCATCAAAAGCATTGTTGGCCAGCTCTGAAGAATTTGAGAACATCGCTCATCACATTGGTGATCACGGTATCAGTGTTAAAGATGCCAGCATCGATGTGAAGAAGATGATTGCTCGCAAAGACGACATCGTTGGCAAGATGACAGGTGGCATTCAGTTCTTGTTCCGCAAAAACAAAATCACTTTGTTAAGAGGCCATGCTTCATTTGCAGGCAAGGGCGCTGATGGTTACCAGATCAAGGTGGACGGTAAAGACGCTGGCACAGTAACTGCTAAAAACGTCATCATCGCTACAGGTTCTAAAGCCCGTCATTTGCCAGGTATGCCTGTTGATAACGAATTGATTTGCGATAACGAAGGCGCACTCAAGTTTGGCGCCACTCCTAAGAAATTAGGCGTGATTGGTGCTGGCGTGATTGGTCTTGAGTTGGGTTCTGTTTGGCGTCGTTTAGGTGCTGAAGTCACAATCCTTGAAGCTTTACCAAGCTTCTTGGGTGCTTGTGATGAAGGCGTTGCCAAAGAAGCTCACAAACTATTCACCAAGCAAGGCTTGAACATCAATTTGGGCGTGAAGATTGGTGAAGTGAAAGCATCTAAAAAAGGTGTGTCAGTGGCTTACACAGACAGCACTGGTGCAGCTCAAAAATTAGAATGTGATCGTTTGATCGTGTCAGTGGGTCGTGTACCAAACACTGAAGGTTTGAACTTAGAAGCCATCGGCTTAAAAGTGGATGAGCGTGGTTTCATTCCAATCGACAACCACACATGTGCCACTTCAGCTCCTGGCGTATACGCTGTGGGTGACGTGGTACGTGGTCCGATGTTGGCACACAAAGCTGAAGACGAAGGTGTCTTGGTGGCTGAAGTGATCGCTGGTCAAAAACCACACATTGATTACAACTGCATTCCTTGGGTGATCTACACATCTCCTGAGATTGCTTGGGTTGGTAAAACTGAACAGCAATTAAAAGCCGAAGGCCGTGCTTATAAGCCAGGTCAGTTCCCGTTTGCGGCCAACGGTCGTGCCTTGGGTATGGGCTCTGCTGATGGTTTCGTGAAAGTATTGGCTGATGCTCAGACTGATGAGATCCTTGGTGTTCACATCGTTGGTTCAGCAGCCTCAGACTTGATCGCTGAAGCCGCTGTGGCGATGGAATTCAAAGCAGCCGCTGAAGACATCGGCCGTGTTTGTCATCCACACCCAAGCTTGTCAGAAGTTGTGAGAGAAGCCGCTTTGGCAACTGACAAACGTGCATTGAACATGTAA
- a CDS encoding bifunctional 2-polyprenyl-6-hydroxyphenol methylase/3-demethylubiquinol 3-O-methyltransferase UbiG, producing MITVKSHQELSVPASDWVQTHASKIKAGGRVLDYACGSGRHVVWLAKQGFQVMAIDRDLASLQQIKSSHPDLAIQTEAIDLETDAWSLSHLGQFDAVIVTNYLYRPFLQKLPNLLNSQGVLIYETFAIGNEAFGKPSNPDFLLTPNELLGFASNMRILAYEDLTVTQPKPACVQRVCAVPLQSKT from the coding sequence TTGATTACAGTTAAGTCGCACCAAGAGTTGAGTGTCCCAGCTTCTGACTGGGTACAAACCCACGCTTCGAAAATCAAAGCCGGTGGACGTGTCTTGGACTACGCCTGCGGCAGTGGTCGTCATGTGGTTTGGTTGGCCAAGCAAGGTTTTCAGGTGATGGCGATTGACCGTGATTTGGCCTCTTTGCAGCAAATCAAAAGCAGCCACCCTGATCTGGCCATTCAAACAGAAGCCATTGATTTGGAAACCGATGCCTGGTCTCTAAGCCATTTAGGCCAATTTGACGCAGTGATTGTGACCAATTACCTTTACCGTCCTTTTTTGCAAAAATTGCCTAATTTATTGAATTCTCAAGGGGTTTTGATCTATGAAACCTTTGCCATTGGCAATGAAGCCTTTGGCAAACCCAGCAATCCTGACTTTTTATTAACCCCCAATGAACTGCTCGGCTTTGCCTCAAATATGAGGATTTTGGCCTATGAGGACCTCACGGTCACTCAGCCTAAACCCGCTTGTGTGCAAAGAGTCTGCGCTGTTCCGCTACAATCAAAAACATGA
- a CDS encoding 3',5'-nucleoside bisphosphate phosphatase has translation MHTLNADLHCHSVVSDGTLTPEALACRAHANGVQVWSLTDHDEVGGQERAKKAAEDLGMKYISGVEISVTWSSQTVHIVGLGIDYTNAALIEGLYQTRNGRSNRAKAISAQLDQIGIKNAYEGALQFVGNPELISRTHFARFLVDSGVCKDTNEVFANYLIEGKPGYVGHEWANLTDAVTWITQAGGIAVIAHPGRYNYTSLQLSELYAEFKDLGGRGIEVVTGSHTKDEYKTFAKVALQHGFLASRGSDFHSPTESHVDLGTLPDLPSQLQPVWLEFQ, from the coding sequence ATGCACACACTCAATGCCGATTTGCATTGCCACTCCGTTGTTTCTGATGGGACTTTGACCCCGGAAGCTCTGGCTTGTCGTGCTCATGCCAATGGTGTGCAGGTATGGTCTTTGACCGATCACGATGAAGTAGGTGGTCAGGAGCGCGCCAAAAAGGCCGCTGAAGATCTGGGCATGAAGTACATCTCTGGTGTTGAAATTTCAGTGACCTGGTCTTCTCAAACAGTTCACATTGTTGGTTTAGGGATTGACTACACCAACGCCGCTTTGATTGAAGGTCTGTATCAGACCAGAAATGGTCGCTCCAATCGAGCCAAAGCGATTTCTGCGCAACTCGACCAAATCGGCATTAAAAATGCCTACGAGGGTGCTTTGCAATTTGTGGGCAACCCTGAACTGATTTCCAGAACGCATTTCGCACGATTCTTGGTCGATTCTGGTGTTTGTAAAGACACCAATGAAGTATTTGCCAATTATTTAATAGAAGGTAAACCTGGGTATGTGGGCCATGAATGGGCCAATTTAACGGATGCTGTCACTTGGATCACCCAAGCGGGCGGCATTGCTGTGATAGCCCATCCAGGGCGCTACAACTACACCAGCCTGCAGTTAAGCGAGCTTTATGCAGAATTCAAGGATCTGGGTGGCCGGGGTATTGAAGTGGTCACCGGCAGCCATACCAAGGACGAGTACAAAACATTTGCTAAAGTAGCACTACAGCATGGTTTTTTGGCTTCCAGAGGGTCTGATTTTCATAGTCCCACTGAGAGCCATGTAGATTTGGGCACCTTGCCAGATCTGCCATCACAATTACAACCTGTTTGGTTGGAGTTTCAATAA
- a CDS encoding tryptophan--tRNA ligase, translated as MFSERVLSGMRPTGALHLGHYHGVLKNWLKLQAEYPCYFFVADWHALTTHYETPDVIEKSVWDMVIDWLAAGVDPTQATLFIQSKVPEHAELFLLLSMGTPLGWLERVPTYKDQIEKLKEKDLQTYGFLGYPLLQAADILIYRAQHVPVGEDQVPHVEMTREVARRFNHLYGREPGFEEKALEAAKKLGSKRTKLYLELRTEYQEKGHEEALEQARAVLADAQSLSMGDRERLFGYLEGSRKIILAEPQALLTQESRMPGLDGQKMSKSYGNTIALREDAASVEKKIKTMPTDPARIRKTDVGDPARCPVWQLHAVYSSEETKAWAEKGCKSAGIGCLECKQPVIDAILKEQQPMMERAQTYLDDPSLLRAIIADGCDKARKSAQETMRDVREAMGLDYS; from the coding sequence ATGTTTTCTGAACGAGTTTTATCAGGTATGCGCCCAACCGGCGCTCTGCACTTAGGTCACTATCATGGTGTTCTTAAAAATTGGTTAAAGCTTCAAGCTGAATACCCATGCTATTTCTTTGTGGCTGATTGGCATGCTTTGACCACGCACTATGAAACACCTGATGTGATTGAAAAATCCGTTTGGGACATGGTCATCGATTGGTTGGCTGCTGGTGTTGATCCAACTCAAGCCACCTTATTCATTCAGAGCAAAGTGCCAGAGCACGCAGAACTATTCCTCTTGCTATCCATGGGCACACCTTTGGGTTGGTTAGAACGCGTGCCAACCTACAAAGATCAAATTGAAAAGCTCAAAGAAAAAGATCTTCAGACTTATGGTTTCTTGGGTTACCCATTGCTACAAGCTGCAGACATCTTGATCTACCGCGCACAACACGTGCCAGTCGGTGAAGACCAAGTGCCTCACGTAGAAATGACCCGTGAAGTGGCACGTCGTTTTAATCACTTGTATGGTCGTGAGCCAGGCTTTGAAGAGAAGGCTTTGGAAGCGGCTAAAAAATTAGGCAGTAAGCGCACCAAGTTATACCTTGAGCTCAGAACAGAGTATCAAGAAAAAGGTCATGAGGAAGCTCTAGAGCAAGCTCGTGCAGTCTTGGCTGATGCACAAAGTTTATCGATGGGTGACCGTGAGCGTTTGTTCGGTTACTTAGAAGGCTCAAGAAAAATCATTTTGGCTGAGCCACAAGCTCTTTTGACGCAAGAGTCGCGCATGCCTGGTTTGGATGGTCAAAAAATGTCCAAGTCTTATGGCAACACGATTGCTCTGCGCGAAGACGCTGCATCGGTTGAGAAAAAAATCAAAACCATGCCAACTGATCCAGCCCGTATCCGTAAAACCGATGTGGGTGATCCAGCGCGTTGCCCAGTGTGGCAATTGCATGCGGTTTATTCCAGTGAAGAAACCAAAGCTTGGGCAGAAAAAGGTTGTAAGAGTGCTGGCATTGGTTGCTTGGAATGCAAACAACCTGTGATTGATGCGATTCTCAAAGAGCAACAGCCGATGATGGAACGTGCCCAAACTTATTTGGACGATCCAAGTCTATTGCGTGCCATCATCGCTGATGGCTGCGATAAAGCTCGCAAGTCTGCTCAAGAAACGATGCGCGATGTGCGCGAGGCCATGGGACTTGATTACAGTTAA